In one Drosophila pseudoobscura strain MV-25-SWS-2005 chromosome X, UCI_Dpse_MV25, whole genome shotgun sequence genomic region, the following are encoded:
- the LOC4812258 gene encoding ras-related and estrogen-regulated growth inhibitor, with product MTTRGIRRKKSTLTELKIAVIGAPSVGKSALIVRFLTKRYIGEYDHQTENRYKHEAMVDGEPVLFEILDTCPKADDEFPNAAELVQWADGLLLVYSITDRKSFNYIRRAKSDLQSDTPVQLCANKVDMVHLRQVSRDEGEILAKDFECKFSEVSAADHVDQVAEVFNELCKEVLASKRKSKQSLLERMLGGARPYSRGKSDSNLPKD from the exons ATGACGACGCGTGGCATTCGCCGTAAGAAGTCGACGCTGACGGAGTTGAAGATAGCCGTGATTGGGGCACCCAGTGTTGGAAAGAGCG CTTTAATCGTGCGCTTCCTAACGAAGCGCTACATAGGCGAGTACGATCATCAGACTGAAAATCGGTACAAGCACGAGGCCATGGTGGACGGTGAGCCGGTGCTCTTCGAGATACTCGACACATGTCCCAAG GCCGATGACGAGTTTCCCAATGCCGCGGAGCTGGTCCAGTGGGCAGATGGTCTGCTCCTTGTCTACTCCATCACCGATCGCAAGAGCTTCAACTATATACGCCGTGCTAAGTCCGATCTCCAGTCCGACACACCCGTCCAGCTGTGCGCCAATAAGGTGGACATGGTGCATCTGCGACAAGTGAGTCGCGACGAGGGCGAGATCTTGGCCAAGGACTTCGAGTGCAAGTTCAGCGAGGTCTCTGCCGCCGATCATGTCGATCAGGTGGCCGAGGTCTTCAACGAGCTGTGCAAGGAGGTGCTCGCCTCCAAGCGCAAGTCCAAGCAGAGTCTCCTGGAACGCATGCTCGGCGGCGCCCGACCCTACAGCCGAGGGAAGAGCGACAGCAACTTGCCAAAAGACTGA
- the ple gene encoding tyrosine 3-monooxygenase: MMAVAAAQKNREMFAIKKSYSIENGYPSRRRSLVDDARFETLVVKQTKQTVLEEARNKANDASLEECIQQAQEHIPAEQNVELQDEQPNLENLELPMDNDYVPVEDFEIESAETEQSQEPAGQPPKNDYGLTEEEILLANSASESPEAEAAMQSAALVVRLKEGISSLGRILKAIETFHGTVQHVESRQSRVEGVDHDVLIKLDMTRGNLLQLIRSLRQSGSFSSMNLLAENNISVKAPWFPKHASELDDCNHLMTKYEPDLDMNHPGFADKVYRQRRKEIAEIAFAYKYGDPIPYIAYTDVEVKTWRSVFKTVQDLAPKHACAEYRAAFQMLQDEQIFVDHRLPQLQEMSDFLRKNTGFSLRPAAGLLTARDFLASLAFRIFQSTQYVRHVNSPYHTPEPDSIHELLGHMPLLADPSFAQFSQEIGLASLGASDEEIEKLSTVYWFTVEFGLCKEHGQIKAYGAGLLSSYGELLHAISDKCEHRAFEPASTAVQPYQDQEYQPIYYVAESFEDAKDKFRRWVSTMSRPFEVRFNPHTERVEVLDSVDKLETLVHQMNTEILHLTNAIHKLKRPF; encoded by the exons atgatggCCGTTGCAGCAGCCCAAAAGAATCGCGAGATGTTCGCCATCAAGAAATCTTACAGTATTGAG AATGGGTATCCATCGCGCCGTCGCAGCCTGGTGGACGATGCCCGCTTCGAGACTCTGGTGGTCAAGCAGACCAAACAGACCGTCCTGGAGGAAGCGCGCAACAAGGCAAATG ACGCTTCTCTGGAGGAATGCATTCAGCAGGCCCAGGAGCACATCCCAGCCGAGCAGAATGTGGAGTTGCAGGACGAGCAGCCCAATCTCGAGAACCTCGAGCTGCCCATGGACAACGACTACGTTCCAG TTGAAGATTTTGAGATTGAGAGCGCTGAGACGGAGCAGTCGCAGGAACCTGCGGGCCAGCCGCCCAAGAACG ATTATGGTCTTACCGAGGAAGAGATTTTATTGGCCAACTCCGCCTCCGAGTCCCCCGAGGCTGAGGCAGCCATGCAGAGCGCCGCATTGGTGGTGCGCCTCAAGGAGGGCATCTCATCGCTGGGCCGCATCCTGAAGGCCATCGAGACCTTCCACGGCACCGTCCAGCATGTGGAGTCGCGTCAGTCCCGCGTTGAGGGCGTCGATCATGATGTGCTCATCAAGCTGGACATGACGCGCGGCAATCTGCTGCAGTTGATCCGCTCGCTGCGCCAGTCGGGCTCCTTCAGCAGCATGAATCTGCTGGCCGAGAACAACATCAGCGTGAAGGCGCCCTGGTTCCCCAAGCACGCCTCCGAGCTGGACGACTGCAACCATCTGATGACCAAGTACGAGCCCGATCTCGACATGAACCATCCCGGATTCGCCGACAAGGTGTACCGCCAGCGCCGCAAGGAGATTGCCGAGATTGCTTTCGCCTACAAGTACGGAGATCCGATCCCATACATCGCCTACACCGATGTGGAGGTCAAGACCTGGCGCTCGGTCTTCAAGACCGTCCAGGATCTGGCCCCCAAGCATGCCTGTGCCGAGTACCGTGCCGCCTTCCAGATGCTCCAGGACGAGCAGATCTTCGTCGACCACCGTCTGCCCCAGCTCCAGGAGATGTCCGACTTCCTCCGCAAGAACACTGGCTTCTCTCTGCGTCCGGCCGCCGGTCTCCTGACCGCTCGCGACTTCCTCGCATCCCTGGCCTTCCGCATCTTCCAGAGCACCCAGTATGTGCGCCACGTCAACTCGCCCTACCACACCCCCGAGCC GGACTCCATCCACGAGCTGTTGGGACACATGCCGCTGTTGGCCGATCCCAGCTTTGCCCAGTTCTCGCAGGAGATTGGCCTGGCCTCCCTGGGTGCCTCTGATGAAGAAATCGAGAAGCTGTCCACG GTCTACTGGTTCACTGTTGAGTTCGGTCTCTGCAAGGAACACGGTCAGATCAAGGCCTACGGTGCTGGTCTGTTGAGCTCCTATGGCGAGCTGTTGCACGCCATCAGCGACAAGTGCGAGCATCGCGCCTTCGAGCCAGCCTCCACGGCGGTGCAGCCGTACCAGGACCAGGAGTACCAGCCCATCTACTATGTGGCCGAGAGCTTCGAGGATGCCAAGGACAAGTTCCGTCGCTGGGTCAGCACAATGTCCCGCCCCTTCGAGGTGCGCTTCAACCCACACACCGAGCGCGTCGAGGTATTGGACTCTGTGGACAAACTGGAGACCCTGGTCCACCAGATGAACACGGAGATCTTGCACCTGACCAATGCCATCCACAAGCTGAAGCGTCCCTTCTAG